The Nitrospira lenta region TCCCCCCTTGAGAGGACGAGGCCTTTTATCAGATTGGCTCGCAAGCAACGAGAGATCAGTTCCGGACGCCGCTCCAGATCTTGCTCTTGTCGATGGCCTTGTCAGGGTTCAACGTTTTGGCCTTTTCCATTAAGACGTCCGTTGTCTCAGGATAGGCCGGATCGGAGATGCAGCAATTGTCGACCGGGCAGACCGCTGCGCACTGTGGTTCATCGAAGTGCCCGACGCATTCCGTGCAGCGATCGTGGGTGATGATGTAGATGTTGTCCCCTACGCCCTGACCGTCGCCAACGTGATGGCCCTTGCCCTCCGCATCGCTCCGGGTTTCGAAAATCGCCTCGTTGGGACATTCAGGCAGGCAAGCCCCACAGGAAATGCATTCGTCGGTAATCAGCAGTGCCATGACCCACGCCTCCTTCTCACTTCTGAGACAACAAACAATATTGACAAGATCGCGCCGCCCCGACCATAGTGCGTGCGCTGTGTGGAGGCCATTCTATTCTGTGATTCTTTTCTAAGTCAACAGAATGGCTTCCGGTCAGAAGGCCTAGAATTCACGGGAATATGGCCCATGAGACCCAGTCAGGCGTGCGAATATTTATTGACACCGAAGGCGAACGTTATGGGTTTGACGCAGTCTCAAGGGAGCGATCGAGAGCAGAAAAAAAAGCGGATCATCATGATGATCCTGCTGGCGATTCTCTTAATGAGCGTGTCCATGTTTCTGGTGCCGCAGAAGGACACCGATGTCATTGTGGTGACCTTCCCTCGTGGCGAAACGATCGAAGCGGAAGTTGCAGAGACGCCGGAAAAGCTGCTGTTCGGGCTTGCGTTCCGTGAGCAGTTGCCGCCCAACACGGGGATGCTCTATATCTTTGAGTCCAACGGGCTCCATCGGGTTCGGACCAAGGAGTTTCGATTTCCGGTGGATATGATCTGGGTGGATGAGAGCCATCATGTGGTGCATACTGTTGAGGGAGCGAGTCCCTGCGAAAAGGACCCCTGTCCGTTCTTCGGTCCGCCGCCGGAGCCAGCGCGATATGTGTTACAAACGGAACCTGGATTGATCAAACGGTTTGGGGTTGCGAATGGGGACGAGTTGAAGTATTTCCTTCGGATGTAGCTGCGTGCTGTGCTGGTGAGGGCATACGCGGTGCAGTTTCTGGAAAATAATTAGGGGACGGATATGGAGGGGTTCCAACGAGTCGCAGGATTGAACGAGGTCGCTCCAGGGCAATCGAAAGTCGTCAAGGTCAATGACAAGGCGATTGCCTTGTTCAATGTCGACGGCAAGTTCTTCGCGATTCATAATCTGTGTCCGCATGAAGGTGGGCCGCTGAACGAAGGTCGTTTGAAAGGATATGTGGTGGCCTGTCCCTGGCACGATCTGGCGTTCGATATTCGAAGTGGGCAGGGAACCGACGGCGGTGGGTATTGTATCGGGAGTTACGACGTTCGTGTCGAGGGAGGCGATATTTTTATCGGCCCCCGTCGAAAGGCATAAAAGGCATCGAGGTGGATTGAGGGGGCGGTGGCCTATGGCGCTGATGGGCAGTCATGAATAGTGTAGGACAGGATATGGCGGGTCCCTCGGAAGGGCAAGAGAGGCGTACCATCGAAGCCGTCATCGGGCAGGTATTTACTATTCATTTGTGGGAAGACCGTACCCGCGGTGAGCAATGGGTTCCGAGCTACAACACCAAGGCGTTGACCCTTGTGGATGATCAGTTTCTCCGAATCGCCAGTAATAACGCGGTTGAAAATGGTCAGCGCACGTTCGAATTTCAGGGGATGCTGCCTGGGGCTCATGAAATACTGTTTGAGAAACGCATGGGGTGGAAATTCACGTCGGAAGATCGTCGGGTATTTCTGATCCAGGTCGCACCGGTTGGGAAAGGCTAATTGTCGTGCCGGATATTGCATTTATCAATGGGCGATTCCTTCCCTGGCATGAGGCCACCGTACCGATCGAAGATCGTGGGTTCCAGTTCGGCGACGGCGTGTATGAAGTCATCAGGACCTATCGCGGCCGCCCCTTTGAGTTGGATGCGCACCTCAACCGGCTTGACCGTAGTGCGCATGAACTGAGTCTGATTCAGCCCTATACGAGAGCGCAGTGGACCGAATGGATTCAGCAGGGTATTCGGGCGGCTGGATATGCTGAAGCGAAGGTCTATCTCCAGATTACCCGCGGGGTCGCGGCGAGAGATCACGTGTTTCCGCCAAACGTGGCTCCGACAGTGGTGATGACGATTCGTGAGCTGGCCTCGTTTCCGGCGAAGACCAGAGAGACCGGCGTCATTACCAAGACCTGTGAGGATTTGCGCTGGGGGCGTTGTGACATTAAGAGTGTGAATTTATTGGCGAATGTATTGGCTCGGGAAGAGGCCAAGCGGGCCGGCGTGTTTGAGGCCATCCTGGTGAAAGAGGGGCTGGTCACGGAAGGGTCGGTGAGTAATGTGATGGTGGTTCAATCGGGAGCCGTGGTGACTGCTCCTGAAGGCCCGCGCATTCTCTCAGGGGTGACCCGCACGGTCGTTTTGGAGTTGGCAAGGGCTGCTGGGATTCCGATACGCGAAGAGTTCCTGACGGTGGAGTCTCTCTATACCGCCGATGAAGTGTTTCTCACCGGGACGACCGTGGAAGTCCTCGCGGTGGTTCAGGTGGATGGGCGGACGATCGGCACCGGTCGACCTGGGCCGGTTGTAAAGGCGCTGGCCTCTCGCTGGGCGGCCTTGACGGGGGAATCCCCCTTGCTTTGAGGGGGGGGCCATGTTAATGTGCCGTCGCTGGAAGTGGGCTCAGGCCCACTTTTTTGTTTGGGCAGATGTACGCAGTGTCAGAGGATATCGCGTTGAGCATTCCGGAGCATGGATCCCGGTCTTCCATTGATCGGATTCAGGACATTCTTTCTCCGATTCTCTGGACACTAGGGTTGGAATTAGTGGACGTGGTGTGTGTCGGGCAAGGTTCCCGATCCGTTGTCCGAGTGCTGATCGACAAGCCAGGCGGTGTGACCGTTTCTGATTGTGAGCGGGCCCATTTGGCCGTAGGTCCCGCACTGGATGTTGCCGATCCATTTCCACATACCTATACGCTAGAAGTGTCATCACCCGGGCTTGACCGCCCGTTCAAGCGGCTCCAAGACTATCAGCGTGCGGTCGGGAAGCGGGTGAGCGTCAAGCTGAAGCAGCCGCGT contains the following coding sequences:
- a CDS encoding 4Fe-4S dicluster domain-containing protein translates to MALLITDECISCGACLPECPNEAIFETRSDAEGKGHHVGDGQGVGDNIYIITHDRCTECVGHFDEPQCAAVCPVDNCCISDPAYPETTDVLMEKAKTLNPDKAIDKSKIWSGVRN
- a CDS encoding DUF192 domain-containing protein, coding for MGLTQSQGSDREQKKKRIIMMILLAILLMSVSMFLVPQKDTDVIVVTFPRGETIEAEVAETPEKLLFGLAFREQLPPNTGMLYIFESNGLHRVRTKEFRFPVDMIWVDESHHVVHTVEGASPCEKDPCPFFGPPPEPARYVLQTEPGLIKRFGVANGDELKYFLRM
- a CDS encoding Rieske (2Fe-2S) protein; amino-acid sequence: MEGFQRVAGLNEVAPGQSKVVKVNDKAIALFNVDGKFFAIHNLCPHEGGPLNEGRLKGYVVACPWHDLAFDIRSGQGTDGGGYCIGSYDVRVEGGDIFIGPRRKA
- a CDS encoding protease inhibitor I42 family protein; amino-acid sequence: MAGPSEGQERRTIEAVIGQVFTIHLWEDRTRGEQWVPSYNTKALTLVDDQFLRIASNNAVENGQRTFEFQGMLPGAHEILFEKRMGWKFTSEDRRVFLIQVAPVGKG
- the dat gene encoding D-amino-acid transaminase, with product MPDIAFINGRFLPWHEATVPIEDRGFQFGDGVYEVIRTYRGRPFELDAHLNRLDRSAHELSLIQPYTRAQWTEWIQQGIRAAGYAEAKVYLQITRGVAARDHVFPPNVAPTVVMTIRELASFPAKTRETGVITKTCEDLRWGRCDIKSVNLLANVLAREEAKRAGVFEAILVKEGLVTEGSVSNVMVVQSGAVVTAPEGPRILSGVTRTVVLELARAAGIPIREEFLTVESLYTADEVFLTGTTVEVLAVVQVDGRTIGTGRPGPVVKALASRWAALTGESPLL
- the rimP gene encoding ribosome maturation factor RimP; this encodes MSIPEHGSRSSIDRIQDILSPILWTLGLELVDVVCVGQGSRSVVRVLIDKPGGVTVSDCERAHLAVGPALDVADPFPHTYTLEVSSPGLDRPFKRLQDYQRAVGKRVSVKLKQPRDGQWRIIGELVEADEDLVVLSIASKAATTDTVKLDRHSIAEARLVIEM